CGGCTTTAGTTCGTCAACAGAAATTACAGGGTCAGACGGAACAAACGCCCCGTAAGCAGGAACATTCAGCGCAATAATTATCACCGTCAGCAAAAGAACTACGCGCCTAAACATTTCCCCGCGCCTTTTGCCGCAAATATTCCATGATAAAATCCCCTATATCGCCGTCAAGAACCGCCTGAACGTTTCCGCGCTCGTAATTTGTGCGGTGATCTTTCACCAGCGTGTAGGGGTGAAGAACGTAGCTGCGAATCTGACTGCCCCATGCCGACTCTTTCTTCTCGCCCACAACTGAAGACAATTCCGCCTGCCGCTCCTGCTCGGCCATGTCGTATAGCCGACTCTTGAGGACGTGAAGCGCGGTCTGCCTGTTCATGTGCTGGCTTCTCTCATTCTGACACGTAACAACAATTCCCGTCGGGATGTGAGTAATTCGGACGGCTGAGTCTGTTCTGTTGACGTACTGACCTCCCGCACCTGATGCCCGGAACGTGTCAACCTTCAAATCCTCCGGGCGAATCTCAATGTCAACATCATCGCTAAATTCCGGGGATACTAAAACGCTCGCGAAACTCGTGTGCCTCCTGTGTGCGCTGTCAAACGGCGAAATCCTCACAAGTCGGTGTACTCCCCTTTCAGCCTTCAGAAGGCCGTATGCGTAAGTCCCCTCAATCATGAGTGTTGCGTTCTTTATGCCCTCGTCATCATCTGCGGAAGCCTCTATCACTTTTGCCCGGAGATTCGTGCGCTCACAGTAACGCAGGTACATTCGCATGAGCATTGCCGCCCAGTCCTGAGAGTCAAGGCCGCCCGAACCTGAATGTATCATCAATATTGCGTTTGATGAGTCGTAGCGGTCATTCAGCAGGAGAAGCAGCCCGAACTGCTCAAGCTCCATGTGTAAATCCGCAGACCGCCGGAAAAATTCGCGCTCCAATTCCGAGTCGTCATTCTCCGTCAATATCTCTGCGATTGCTGACAGCTCGCCAAATTCTGACTGTATAGCCCTCACTGCGTCAAGCCGGGAAGAGACCTGCGATAATTCTTTGAGGACTTCCTCTCGGCCTTCACTGCTCCAAAAATCGGGGGCTGATGTCTTGTCCGTAAGCCTCCGGGACTGAGACT
This genomic window from Synergistaceae bacterium contains:
- the prfB gene encoding peptide chain release factor 2, whose amino-acid sequence is MGALESQSRRLTDKTSAPDFWSSEGREEVLKELSQVSSRLDAVRAIQSEFGELSAIAEILTENDDSELEREFFRRSADLHMELEQFGLLLLLNDRYDSSNAILMIHSGSGGLDSQDWAAMLMRMYLRYCERTNLRAKVIEASADDDEGIKNATLMIEGTYAYGLLKAERGVHRLVRISPFDSAHRRHTSFASVLVSPEFSDDVDIEIRPEDLKVDTFRASGAGGQYVNRTDSAVRITHIPTGIVVTCQNERSQHMNRQTALHVLKSRLYDMAEQERQAELSSVVGEKKESAWGSQIRSYVLHPYTLVKDHRTNYERGNVQAVLDGDIGDFIMEYLRQKARGNV